GCCGCCGCCGTCCGTGTCGACGGTCGGGCTGGCTGCGGCCAGAGGGCTGCCGCCACCGCAGGCCGCGAGGCCGGCGAGCGTGCAGAGGCAGGCGAGGCGCTTGAGCGCGGATTCGAGATCGAGCATGCGGTGCGGGAAGCGGCGGGGATGGCGGCGCATTCTGTTGGGCGCCCAGCGCGCTGGCTGTGTGCAGACGTAAGGCGCCACACGAATGGGGGCCGCTGTCTTTGAACTGGTTCAAAGACAGGTGCGGTGCCGGCCGGCAATATGTCGCCAGCCGTGACGACGGGTTTCGAGCCGCCCGGTCGACTCCGGATTGACCCTCAATCCTGCAAAAAGTTTGTGGCGATGGCCGGGGAGCCGTGCCGCTCGCCGATACTTCGCCCGGCGCAGCTCTCGGACTGCGCCTAAGCCGGGACAACCCTGTGGATGGACGGGTACCGGCCGAGTGACAGCCCGTCGTAATCGGTGTCTCATACGATCAGGGCATCGCTCGGCAGGGTGCCGATGCCACTACCTTGCCACCAGATACGGACACGGAGCGCGGGCCGGTCGGGCCTGCCCCACGACAGTTGACTATGAAACGTTTGGATGATTTCCGCATGCAGATGGGCCGCCACGAGCTGGTGCCCATCATGGTTGGTGGCATGGGCGTGGACATTTCCTCCGCCGATCTGGCGCTGGAAACGGCTCGCCTGGGGGGTGTCGGTCACATCTCCGACGCCATGATCAAGACCGTGACGGACCGTCGCTACAAGACCAAGTACGTCAAGGCCAAGCAGGCGCTCTACAAGCTCAACGTCGAGCTCGAGGACAAGTCGGCCGTCAAGTTCAACCTCGGCCATCTGGCCGAGGCGACCCGCCTGCACGTCGAAGCCACCATGACGCGCAAGCAGGGCAGCGGCCTGGTGTTCATCAACTGCATGGAAAAGCTGACGATGAACGCGCCGAAGGAGACGCTCAAGGTGCGCATGAGCGCGGCCCTTGACGCGGGCATCGAAGGCATCACGCTGGCTGCCGGCCTGCACCTGGGTTCGTTCGCGCTGATCGAGGACCACCCGCGTTTCCGCGATGCCAAGCTCGGCATCATCGTGTCGTCGCTGCGCGCGCTGCAGCTGTTCCTGAAGAAGAACGCGCGCCTGAACCGGCTGCCCGACTACGTCGTGGTCGAAGGCCCGCTGGCCGGCGGCCACCTCGGTTTCGGCATGGACTGGGCGCAGTACGACCTGGCCACCATCGTGGCCGAGATCATGCAGTGGATGAAGGCCGAGCAGCTCGACATCCCCGTGATCCCCGCCGGCGGCATCTTCACCGGCACGGACGCCGTGCGCTTCATGGAGATGGGCGCGGCCGGCGTGCAGGTGGCCACCCGCTTCACGGTCACCAAGGAATGCGGCCTGCCCGACGACGTCAAGCAGGAGTACTTCAAGGCCGACGAGGACGACATCGAGGTCAACCAGATCTCGCCCACCGGCTACCCGATGCGCATGATCAAGTCGAGCCCGGGCATCGGTGACGGCATCCGTCCGAACTGCGAGGCCTACGGCTACCTGCTCGACGCCCAGGGCAAGTGTGCCTACATCACCGCCTACAACCGCGAGGTGGCCGCCAATCCCGAGGCGCGTCGCATCAAGGTGATGGACAAGACCTGCCTGTGCACGCACATGCGCAACTTCGACATCTGGACCTGCGGCCAGCTGACCTGGCGCCTCAAGGACACCACGCTGCGCGACGCCGAAGGCCACTACCAGCTGCTGAGCGCCGAACACGTCTTCAAGGACTACCAGTTCAGCTCCGACAACCAGGTGCTGCTGCCCGCGCAGAACGCCTGATCGGGCCGGCTGCCGGGCCGCCGGGCTGCTCCTCCTGTCACCCGCCAGACCACGAGGACCCGCGCCGGCGCCGGCAACTGTTGCGTCGGTGGCGTCGCAGGTGCATCCGGCTCGATTACCCGCTCGATATCGAACGCGGTATTTTTATACTCTCCGATTCGTCCAGAGAAGGAAGACCTCATGCCCGCTGAAAAAGCCAAGATCATCTACACCCTGACCGACGAGGCGCCCTTGCTGGCGACTTATTCGTTTCTGCCGATCGTGCGCACTTTCGCTGCGCCTGCGGGCATCGACGTCGTCGAGTCCGATATCTCGGTGGCGGCACGCGTGCTGGGTGAATTCCCCGAGTACCTGAGCGACGAGCAGCGGGTGCCGGACAACCTGAAGGAACTCGGCCGGCTCACCCTGCTGCCCGATACCAACATCATCAAGCTGCCCAACATCAGCGCGTCGCAGAACCAGTTGATCACCTGCATCCGCGAGTTGCAGTCCAAGGGCTACGCGCTGCCCGACTTCCCCGAGCAGCCCAAGACCGACGAGGAAAAGGCGATCCGCCTGCGCTACAACAAGTGCATGGGCAGCGCGGTGAACCCGGTGCTGCGCGAAGGCAACTCCGACCGCCGCGCGCCGCGCGCCGTCAAGGAATACGCCCGCAAGAACCCGCACAGCATGGCCGAGTGGAGCCAGGCGTCGCGTTCGCACGTCTCGCACATGCACCACGGCGACTTCTATCACGGCGAAAAGTCGATCACGCTCGACAAGGCGCGTGACGTCAAGATGGAACTGCTCACCAAGAGCGGCAAGACCATCCTGCTCAAGCCGAAGGTCTCGCTGCTCGACCGCGAAGTCATCGACAGCATGTTCATGAGCAAGAAGGAACTGCTGGCCTTCTACGAGAAGGAGATCGAGGACGCGCACAAGACCGGCGTGATGTTCTCGCTGCACGTCAAGGCGACCATGATGAAGGTGTCGCACCCGATCGTGTTCGGCCACTGCGTCAAGATCTTCTACAAGGACGCGTTCGCCAAGCACGCCAAGCTGTTCGACGAGCTGGGCGTGAACGTCAACAACGGCATGGCCAACCTGTACGACAAGATCGCCACCCTGCCGCAGAGCAAGCAGGACGAGATCAAGCGCGACCTGCACGCCTGCCACGAGAACCGCCCCGAGCTGGCGATGGTCGATTCGGCCAAGGGCATCACCAACTTCCACTCGCCAAACGACGTGATCGTCGACGCCTCGATGCCGGCGATGATCCGCAACGGCGGCAAGATGTGGGGTGCCGACGGCCGCCTGAAGGACGTCAAGGCCGTGATGCCGGAGTCGACCTTCGCCCGCATCTACCAGGAGATCATCAACTTCTGCAAGTGGCACGGCGCCTTCGACCCCAAGACCATGGGCACGGTGCCCAACGTCGGCCTGATGGCCCAGCAGGCCGAGGAATACGGCTCGCACGACAAGACCTTCGAGATCCCCGAAGACGGCGTGGCCAACATCACCGACCTGAACACCGGCGAAGTGCTGCTGAGCCAGAACGTCGAAGAGGGCGACATCTGGCGCATGTGCCAGGTCAAGGACGCCGCCATCCGCGACTGGGTCAAGCTGGCCGTCAACCGCG
This portion of the Leptothrix cholodnii SP-6 genome encodes:
- a CDS encoding NADP-dependent isocitrate dehydrogenase, whose translation is MPAEKAKIIYTLTDEAPLLATYSFLPIVRTFAAPAGIDVVESDISVAARVLGEFPEYLSDEQRVPDNLKELGRLTLLPDTNIIKLPNISASQNQLITCIRELQSKGYALPDFPEQPKTDEEKAIRLRYNKCMGSAVNPVLREGNSDRRAPRAVKEYARKNPHSMAEWSQASRSHVSHMHHGDFYHGEKSITLDKARDVKMELLTKSGKTILLKPKVSLLDREVIDSMFMSKKELLAFYEKEIEDAHKTGVMFSLHVKATMMKVSHPIVFGHCVKIFYKDAFAKHAKLFDELGVNVNNGMANLYDKIATLPQSKQDEIKRDLHACHENRPELAMVDSAKGITNFHSPNDVIVDASMPAMIRNGGKMWGADGRLKDVKAVMPESTFARIYQEIINFCKWHGAFDPKTMGTVPNVGLMAQQAEEYGSHDKTFEIPEDGVANITDLNTGEVLLSQNVEEGDIWRMCQVKDAAIRDWVKLAVNRARNSGMPVVFWLDAYRPHEAQLITKVKMYLHEHNTSGLDIQIMSQVRAMRYTLERVIRGQDTISATGNILRDYLTDLFPIMELGTSAKMLSIVPLMAGGGMYETGAGGSAPKHVQQLVEENHLRWDSLGEFLALAVSMEDLGIKTGSNKAKILARTLDAATGKLLDNNKGPSPKTGQLDNRGSQFYLAMYWAQGLAEQTEDLELQAHFTGLAKSLTENEQKIADELKAVQGQPVDIGGYYFADPQKVTAVMRPSATFNAALAAAQL
- a CDS encoding nitronate monooxygenase codes for the protein MKRLDDFRMQMGRHELVPIMVGGMGVDISSADLALETARLGGVGHISDAMIKTVTDRRYKTKYVKAKQALYKLNVELEDKSAVKFNLGHLAEATRLHVEATMTRKQGSGLVFINCMEKLTMNAPKETLKVRMSAALDAGIEGITLAAGLHLGSFALIEDHPRFRDAKLGIIVSSLRALQLFLKKNARLNRLPDYVVVEGPLAGGHLGFGMDWAQYDLATIVAEIMQWMKAEQLDIPVIPAGGIFTGTDAVRFMEMGAAGVQVATRFTVTKECGLPDDVKQEYFKADEDDIEVNQISPTGYPMRMIKSSPGIGDGIRPNCEAYGYLLDAQGKCAYITAYNREVAANPEARRIKVMDKTCLCTHMRNFDIWTCGQLTWRLKDTTLRDAEGHYQLLSAEHVFKDYQFSSDNQVLLPAQNA